CCAGCGCGGAGGCGTACCGGATCTCCTGGAGCTTGCGCCCGACGGTCTGGTCGGTGGCCGCCTGGCGCTCCTCGGCGGTGAGGTTGGGGTCGTTCTTGAGCACGTTGCGGACGTACTGCATGGTCAGCGTGGAGCCGCCCTGGGTGCCGCCGTCGGTGACGTTGGCGACCAGGGCGCGGGCCAGGCCGCGCAGGTCGACGCCGCCGTGGTCGTAGAAGCGCCGGTCCTCGGCCGCCACGATCGCCTGCCGCATCACCGGCGCGATCTCGGCAAGCGGCACGTCGCTGCGGTTGACGTCGTAGAACGTGGTGATCAGGGTCTCGCCGTCGTTGGCGTACAGGTACGAGCGCTGCGGCGTGGCCGGGGTGCGCAGCGAGTCGGGCAGGTCCGCGTACGCCCCGACCGCCGACTTGGCGGCGATCCCGAGCAGCAGGTTGCCCGGCAGCGCGGCGACGGCGACGACCAGGCCGACGAGCACACCGGTGAGCAGCACGGTGACCAGCCGCGACAGCGTGGTCCGGGATGACGGCATGTCAGCAAGCATCGCCGCGAAAGCCGCGATCCGACCACCCTCGGCGGGCACCTGTCGCCCACCTCACCCTCGGACCGGAGATTCGGGTCACATCCGGACAGGTTCTCCGCTCAACGGGTAGGTGGGCTGGTGGGCAGACTGGCCGCGGCGGCGTCGCGGGCGATGGCGGCCGGGACCAGCCGGCCGGAACGGTAGCCGATGCCGATCCCGGCGATCAGCACGAAGATCGCGCCGAAGGTCTGCAACGAGCCGATCAGCGCGCCACCGAGGCCGAGCAGTGGGGCGGCGATCATCAGCATCCCGCCGTCGCCGTAGCTGAAGGTGCCGGAGCGGGCCACCGCCCAGCCGGTGAGGAACCAGCCCACGCTGTAGCAGGTGGCGCCGACCAGGACCAGCGCCCGCGCGGTGGTGCCGAAGACCGGGGTCTGCTCGGCGAGCCCGGCGAACGGCAGCATGAGCACCGTGCCGGCGATGCTGACCAGCAGCCCGGCGGCGGCGGTGCGGCGGCTGCGGGTGGCGGCCAGCAGGCCGGTCAGCGCCAGCAGGGCGAGCAGTCCCAGCCAGATCGCGGCCACCCAGCCGACCAGGTACACCGCCCGGCCGTCGGCGGGGTACGGGTCGTTGCCCACCCCGCCGTCGCTGGCCATCGCCACGATGCCGTAGAGGACGGCGTACGCCGGCAGCAGCCAGACCGCCGCGCGGGCGAAGCGCCGCACCGACCAGGCCCAGGTGGCGTTGGTCGCCGGTCCGGCCGGCGTCGGGTCGACGAGGAAGGGCAACACCCCGAACCCCCCGCCGGTACGCCGGGTGCCCAGCGGCCCGGCGGGATCGTGCGCGCCGGGCACCGCGGCCGAGGAGCGCACCCTGTTCGCCGGATCCTTCATGCGTCACCTCGCTCCACCAGGAGCGGTACGCCGAAACGCATCCGGCGCCCCGGCTCCCGCTCACGACCCGTCCTCGGACCGATCGTGGCAGGCGCCGGAACGCCGCATGAGTGTTTCTCGCATTTCTCCCGGGGTCGGCCGGGACGTGCCCGACCCCGGTGTCACCCAGGAGTCAGCCCAGGGTGCGGTGTCTCGCGGGGTCGTCGACGAGGCTGTCCGGGGCGACCGGCTCCGGCGCGGGCAGCCCCTTCGGGGCGTTGTTGCCGGTGGCCTGCGCCTCGGCGACGCGTACCTCGTCGTGGATCTCCTGGGCCGCCGCGGCGGCGGCCTGGGCGGCCTCGGCGGCCTCCCGCTCGACCTCGCTCGCGGTCTGCGAGGCCTCCTGGGTCGGGACGTCGCCGACCATCTGGCTGAGCCCGCCCAGCGCGCCGCCCATGCCCTCCAGGGCCCGGGTCAGCTCGGTCGGGATGATCCACACCTTGTTGGCGGTGCCGTTGGCGATCTGCGGCAGGGCCTGGAGGTACTGGTAGGCAAGCACCTTCTGGCTCGGGTTGGCCTTGTGGATCGCGTCGAAGACGGTACGCACCGCCTTGGCCTGCCCCTCGGCCTGCAGGATGCGGGCCTGCCGGTCACCGTCGGCGCGCAGCACCGCGGCCTGCTTCTCACCCTCGGCGGAGAGGATCTGCGACTGCTTGTGCCCCTCGGCGTTCAGGATCGCCGCCCGGCGGTCCCGCTCGGCGCGCATCTGCTTCTCCATCGAGTCGCGGATGCTCGGCGGCGGCTCGATCGCCTTGATCTCGACCCGGGTCACCTTGATGCCCCAGCGGCCGGTGGTCTCGTCCAGCACCCCGGAGAGGTGCCGGTTGATCTCCTCGCGGCTGGTGAGCGCGCGCTCCAGGTCCAGCGAGCCGATCACGTTACGCAGCGTGGTGACGGTGAGCTGCTCGATCGCCTGGAGGAAGTTGGAGATCTCGTAGGTGGCCCGAACCGAGTCGACCACCTTGAAGTAGAGGACGGTGTCGATCGACACGACCAGGTTGTCGGAGGTGATCACCGGCTGCGGCGGGAAGCTGACCACCTGCTCGCGCATGTCGACCTTGGTCCGCACCGCGTCGACGAACGGGACCAGCACGTTGAGACCCGGGTTCAGGGTGCGCTTGTAGCGGCCCAGCCGCTCGACCACGTCCTGACGTTGCTGCGGCACGATCCGCACCGACTTGGCAAGGGTGATCACCCCGATCAGGGCGAAGGCGATCAGCAACATCGGCAGAATAAATTCCATCTATTCACCTTTCTTCTCAGGTAGCTCATCGGTCTTTCCAGGCAGCTCACCGGTCTTGTCACGTAACTCGCCGGTCTTGTCAGGCAGCTCACCGGGCGACAGGATGTCGTCCCGCCAGACCAGGGCGGTCGCGCCCCGGACCTGGATCACCTGCACCCGCTCACCGGGTGCGAAGACCTGGCTGGCGTCGTAGGAACGGGCGCTCCACAACTCGCCGTCAATTTTGATCATGCCGTGGTCGACGTCGACCTGCTCCAGTACCAGGGCGGGCGAGCCCTCGATGGCCTCGATGCCGAACGGCTGCTCGCCGCTCTCCCGCGCGGAGAGCCGGTGACGTTGGATCGTCGGACGGGCCAGCAGAGTGGTCAGCGCGGAGACCACCGCGAAGACCACCGCCTGCACCTCCACCGGGGCGCCGAGCGCCGCCGCTCCCGCGGCGGCGAACGCGCCGACCGCGAACATGATCAGGAACAGCGTCGCCGTGAAGATCTCGGCGACCGCCAGCACCACTCCCAGTACGATCCACAGCACGGCGTCCACCCCTCGATCGTGACACGTCCGCGCACCTGCTGCCGACTTCCATGATCATTTCGATGAATTTGTCATGATCAGCCTGTGCCGGTCCCGCCGGAATGCCGGTCGGCACGCCCGGTCCGCCGCCGGCCAGGGCCGGCCGAGACGCCCGGTCCGCCGCCGGCCAAGGGCGGGCGGTCTCGTCCGGTCCGCCGCCGGCCAAGGGCGGGCATCCTCGTCCGGTCCGCCGCCGGTCAAGGGCGGGCCGTCTTGTCCGGTCCGCCGTCGGCCAAGGGCGGGCATCCTCGTCCGGTCCGCCGCCGGCTAGGGACCGGTGGTGGGCTCGGTCACGAAGTCGATGAGGCGTTCCATCGCGTTGATCAGCGGGGTCTCCACGTCGGCGAAGCTGTCCACCCGGGACAGGATGCGCCGCCACATGTCG
Above is a window of Micromonospora yangpuensis DNA encoding:
- a CDS encoding SPFH domain-containing protein, translated to MEFILPMLLIAFALIGVITLAKSVRIVPQQRQDVVERLGRYKRTLNPGLNVLVPFVDAVRTKVDMREQVVSFPPQPVITSDNLVVSIDTVLYFKVVDSVRATYEISNFLQAIEQLTVTTLRNVIGSLDLERALTSREEINRHLSGVLDETTGRWGIKVTRVEIKAIEPPPSIRDSMEKQMRAERDRRAAILNAEGHKQSQILSAEGEKQAAVLRADGDRQARILQAEGQAKAVRTVFDAIHKANPSQKVLAYQYLQALPQIANGTANKVWIIPTELTRALEGMGGALGGLSQMVGDVPTQEASQTASEVEREAAEAAQAAAAAAQEIHDEVRVAEAQATGNNAPKGLPAPEPVAPDSLVDDPARHRTLG